The Streptococcus mitis genome has a segment encoding these proteins:
- the pfkA gene encoding 6-phosphofructokinase, whose product MKRIAVLTSGGDAPGMNAAIRAVVRQAISEGMEVFGIYDGYAGMVAGEIHPLDAASVGDIISRGGTFLHSARYPEFAQLEGQLKGIEQLKKHGIEGVVVIGGDGSYHGAMRLTEHGFPAIGLPGTIDNDIVGTDFTIGFDTAVTTAMDAIDKIRDTSSSHRRTFVIEVMGRNAGDIALWAGIATGADEIIIPEEDFKIEDIVESIKCGYECGKKHNIIVLAEGVMSAAEFGQKLKEAGDTSDLRVTELGHIQRGGSPTARDRVLASRMGAHAVKLLKEGIGGVAVGIRNEKMVENPILGTAEEGALFSLTADGKIVVNNPHKADLELSSLNKSLS is encoded by the coding sequence ATGAAACGTATTGCTGTTTTGACTAGTGGTGGAGACGCCCCTGGTATGAACGCTGCTATCCGCGCAGTTGTTCGTCAAGCAATTTCAGAAGGAATGGAAGTTTTTGGTATCTATGATGGATATGCTGGAATGGTTGCTGGTGAAATTCATCCCCTAGATGCTGCTTCAGTAGGAGACATCATTTCTCGTGGTGGTACTTTCCTTCACTCTGCTCGTTACCCAGAGTTCGCTCAACTTGAAGGGCAACTTAAAGGAATTGAGCAATTGAAAAAACACGGGATTGAAGGTGTAGTTGTTATCGGTGGTGACGGATCTTACCACGGTGCTATGCGTTTGACTGAACATGGCTTCCCAGCTATCGGTCTTCCAGGTACAATCGATAACGATATCGTTGGTACTGACTTTACAATCGGTTTTGACACAGCGGTTACAACTGCTATGGATGCTATCGATAAGATTCGTGATACATCATCAAGTCACCGTCGTACTTTTGTTATCGAAGTTATGGGACGTAATGCAGGTGATATCGCTCTTTGGGCTGGTATTGCAACTGGTGCTGATGAAATCATCATTCCTGAAGAAGACTTCAAGATTGAAGATATCGTAGAAAGCATTAAATGTGGTTATGAGTGTGGTAAAAAACACAACATTATCGTCTTGGCTGAAGGTGTGATGTCAGCGGCTGAATTTGGTCAAAAACTAAAAGAAGCTGGAGATACGAGCGACCTTCGTGTAACAGAACTTGGACATATTCAACGTGGTGGTTCTCCAACTGCTCGCGACCGTGTTTTGGCGTCACGTATGGGTGCGCATGCTGTTAAACTTCTTAAAGAAGGTATCGGTGGTGTTGCGGTTGGTATCCGTAACGAGAAAATGGTTGAAAACCCAATTCTTGGAACTGCAGAAGAAGGAGCATTGTTTAGCCTTACTGCAGATGGTAAGATTGTGGTTAACAATCCACACAAGGCTGACCTTGAGCTATCTAGCTTGAATAAGAGCTTGTCATAA
- a CDS encoding GNAT family N-acetyltransferase — MNIWTKLAMFSFFETDRLYLRPFFFSDSKDFHEIASNPENLQFIFPSQASPEESQYALANYFMKAPLGVWAICDKKTEKMIGSIKFEKLDEIKKEAELGYFLRKDSWSKGFMTEVVKKLCQLSFEELGLKQLFIITHLENEASQRVAIKSGFRLIRQFKGSDRYTRKMRDYLEFRFVKGEINE; from the coding sequence ATGAATATTTGGACCAAATTAGCAATGTTTTCTTTTTTTGAAACGGATCGCTTGTATTTGCGTCCTTTCTTTTTTAGTGATAGTAAGGACTTCCATGAGATAGCTTCAAATCCAGAAAATTTACAATTCATTTTTCCAAGTCAAGCTAGTCCAGAAGAAAGTCAATATGCACTGGCCAATTATTTTATGAAGGCTCCTTTAGGGGTATGGGCTATTTGTGATAAGAAAACTGAAAAAATGATTGGTTCAATTAAGTTTGAAAAGCTAGATGAAATAAAAAAAGAAGCAGAACTCGGTTATTTTTTGAGAAAAGATTCATGGTCTAAAGGTTTTATGACAGAAGTTGTTAAAAAACTTTGCCAACTTTCTTTTGAGGAACTTGGTTTAAAACAATTATTCATCATTACCCACCTTGAAAATGAAGCTAGTCAACGGGTTGCTATTAAGTCTGGATTTCGATTGATTCGTCAGTTTAAAGGAAGTGATCGCTATACAAGGAAAATGCGAGATTATCTTGAGTTTCGCTTTGTAAAGGGAGAAATTAATGAGTAA
- a CDS encoding methionyl aminopeptidase, with product MITLKSAREIEAMDKAGDFLASIHIGLRDLIKPGVDMWEVEEYVRRRCKEENFLPLQIGVDGAMMDYPYATCCSLNDEVAHAFPRHYILKDGDLLKVDMVLGGPIAKSDLNVSKLNFNNVEQMKKYTQSYSGGLADSCWAYAVGTPSEEVKNLMDVTKEAMYKGIEQAVVGNRIGDIGAAIQEYAESRGYGVVRDLVGHGVGPTMHEEPMVPNYGIAGRGLRLREGMVLTIEPMINTGDWEIDTDMKTGWAHKTIDGGLSCQYEHQFVITKDGPVILTSQGEEGTY from the coding sequence ATGATAACATTAAAATCAGCTCGTGAAATTGAAGCTATGGATAAGGCTGGTGATTTTCTAGCAAGTATTCATATCGGCTTACGTGATTTGATTAAGCCTGGCGTAGATATGTGGGAAGTAGAAGAGTATGTTCGTCGTCGTTGTAAGGAAGAAAATTTCCTTCCGCTTCAGATTGGGGTTGACGGTGCCATGATGGACTATCCTTATGCTACATGTTGCTCTCTTAATGATGAAGTGGCTCACGCTTTCCCTCGTCACTATATCTTAAAAGATGGTGATTTGCTCAAGGTTGATATGGTTTTGGGAGGTCCAATTGCCAAATCTGATCTGAATGTCTCAAAATTAAACTTCAACAATGTGGAACAAATGAAAAAATACACTCAGAGCTATTCTGGTGGTTTAGCAGACTCATGTTGGGCTTATGCTGTTGGTACACCGTCCGAAGAAGTGAAAAACTTGATGGATGTAACTAAAGAAGCCATGTATAAGGGGATTGAGCAGGCTGTTGTTGGAAATCGTATCGGTGATATCGGTGCGGCTATTCAAGAATACGCTGAAAGTCGTGGTTACGGTGTAGTGCGTGATTTGGTTGGTCATGGTGTTGGCCCAACCATGCACGAAGAGCCAATGGTTCCCAACTATGGTATTGCAGGTCGTGGACTCCGTCTTCGTGAAGGAATGGTCTTGACTATTGAACCAATGATCAATACAGGCGATTGGGAAATTGATACAGATATGAAGACCGGTTGGGCCCATAAGACCATTGATGGTGGCCTATCTTGCCAATATGAACACCAATTCGTGATTACGAAAGATGGTCCTGTTATTTTGACTAGCCAAGGTGAAGAAGGGACTTATTAA
- a CDS encoding UDP-N-acetylglucosamine 1-carboxyvinyltransferase: protein MRKIVINGGLPLQGEITISGAKNSVVALIPAIILADDVVTLDCVPDISDVASLVEIMELMGATVKRYDDVLEIDPRGVQNIPMPYGKINSLRASYYFYGSLLGRFGEATVGLPGGCDLGPRPIDLHLKAFEAMGATVSYEGDNMKLSAKDTGLHGASIYMDTVSVGATINTMIAAVKANGRTIIENAAREPEIIDVATLLNNMGAHIRGAGTNIIIIDGVERLHGTRHQVIPDRIEAGTYISLAAAVGKGIRINNVLYEHLEGFIAKLEEMGVRMTVSEDSIFVEEQSNLKAINIKTAPYPGFATDLQQPITPLLLTAEGRGTIIDTIYEKRVNHVFELAKMDADITTTNDHILYTGGRSLRGANVKATDLRAGAALVIAGLMAEGKTEITNIEFILRGYSDIIEKLRNLGADITLVEE, encoded by the coding sequence ATGAGAAAAATTGTTATCAATGGTGGCTTGCCCCTGCAAGGTGAGATTACCATTAGTGGTGCAAAAAATAGTGTTGTAGCTTTGATTCCAGCTATTATCTTGGCAGATGATGTTGTGACTTTGGATTGTGTTCCAGATATTTCGGATGTGGCAAGTCTTGTCGAAATTATGGAATTGATGGGCGCTACCGTTAAGCGTTATGACGATGTGTTAGAGATTGATCCAAGAGGTGTTCAAAATATTCCAATGCCTTATGGAAAAATCAATAGTCTTCGTGCATCTTATTATTTTTATGGAAGTCTTTTAGGTCGCTTTGGTGAAGCTACTGTTGGTTTACCTGGTGGATGTGATTTGGGACCTCGCCCTATTGACTTACACCTTAAGGCTTTTGAAGCTATGGGAGCAACTGTTAGCTACGAGGGAGATAATATGAAGTTATCTGCTAAAGATACAGGACTTCATGGAGCAAGTATTTACATGGATACGGTTAGCGTGGGTGCGACGATAAATACGATGATTGCTGCTGTTAAAGCAAATGGTCGTACGATTATTGAAAATGCAGCCCGTGAACCTGAGATTATTGACGTTGCGACACTTTTGAATAATATGGGAGCCCATATCCGTGGTGCTGGGACCAATATCATCATTATTGATGGTGTTGAAAGACTACATGGAACTCGTCATCAGGTGATTCCAGACCGTATTGAAGCGGGAACATACATTTCCTTAGCTGCTGCAGTCGGTAAGGGAATTCGTATCAACAATGTATTATACGAACACTTAGAAGGATTCATCGCTAAGTTGGAAGAGATGGGTGTGAGAATGACTGTATCTGAAGACAGTATTTTTGTCGAAGAACAGTCTAATTTGAAAGCAATCAATATTAAGACAGCTCCTTACCCAGGCTTTGCTACTGACTTGCAACAACCAATTACTCCTCTCTTGTTAACAGCAGAGGGGCGTGGTACCATTATTGATACCATTTATGAAAAACGTGTAAACCATGTTTTTGAACTAGCAAAGATGGATGCGGATATTACGACTACAAACGACCATATTTTATATACTGGTGGCCGTAGTTTACGTGGTGCAAATGTAAAAGCTACTGATCTTAGAGCTGGGGCCGCACTTGTCATCGCTGGACTGATGGCTGAAGGTAAAACTGAAATTACAAATATTGAGTTCATTTTACGTGGTTATTCTGATATTATTGAAAAATTACGTAATCTAGGAGCGGATATTACACTTGTTGAAGAATAA
- the spxR gene encoding CBS-HotDog domain-containing transcription factor SpxR, translated as MSKHQEILSYLEELPVGKRVSVRSISNHLGVSDGTAYRAIKEAENRGIVETRPRSGTIRVKSQKVAIERLTFAEIAEVTSSEVLAGQEGLEREFSKFSIGAMTEQNILSYLHDGGLLIVGDRTRIQLLALENENAVLVTGGFQVHDDVLKLANQKGIPVLRSKHDTFTVATMINKALSNVQIKTDILTVEKLYRPSHEYGFLRETDTVKDYLDLVRKNRSSRFPVINQHQVVVGVVTMRDAGDKSPSTTIDKVMSRSLFLVGLSTNIANVSQRMIAEDFEMVPVVRNNQTLLGVVTRRDVMEKMSRSQVSALPTFSEQIGQKLSYHHDEVVITVEPFMLEKNGVLANGVLAEILTHMTQDLVVNSGRNLIIEQMLIYFLQAVQIDDILRIQARIIHHTRRSAIIDYDIYHGHQIVSKANVTVKIN; from the coding sequence ATGAGTAAACACCAAGAAATTCTAAGCTATTTGGAAGAATTACCCGTTGGTAAAAGAGTCAGTGTTCGAAGTATTTCCAACCATCTAGGAGTCAGTGATGGAACGGCCTATCGGGCTATCAAGGAAGCTGAAAACCGTGGAATTGTAGAGACTCGCCCAAGAAGTGGTACTATCCGTGTTAAATCTCAGAAAGTTGCTATAGAGAGATTAACTTTTGCTGAAATTGCAGAAGTGACTTCTTCTGAGGTTCTAGCTGGTCAAGAAGGTTTAGAGAGAGAATTTAGTAAGTTCTCAATCGGTGCCATGACTGAGCAAAATATCTTATCTTACCTTCATGATGGGGGACTCTTGATTGTCGGAGATCGAACCCGTATTCAGTTGTTAGCATTGGAAAATGAAAATGCAGTTCTGGTTACAGGTGGATTTCAGGTTCATGATGATGTGCTTAAACTGGCTAATCAAAAAGGAATTCCTGTTTTAAGAAGCAAGCATGACACTTTCACCGTTGCGACTATGATCAATAAAGCCTTGTCAAATGTCCAAATTAAGACTGATATTTTGACAGTTGAGAAACTTTATCGTCCGAGTCATGAATATGGTTTTCTGAGAGAGACAGATACAGTTAAAGATTATTTGGACTTGGTACGTAAGAATCGTAGCAGCCGTTTTCCTGTTATCAATCAACATCAGGTCGTTGTTGGGGTTGTTACTATGAGAGATGCGGGTGATAAGTCACCAAGTACTACAATTGATAAGGTCATGTCTCGTAGTCTATTTTTAGTTGGATTATCGACAAATATTGCTAATGTGAGTCAACGTATGATTGCTGAAGACTTTGAAATGGTACCGGTTGTTCGAAATAATCAAACCTTGCTTGGAGTTGTGACACGACGAGATGTCATGGAGAAGATGAGTCGTTCCCAAGTTTCTGCTCTACCAACTTTTTCTGAGCAGATTGGACAAAAACTCTCTTATCACCATGATGAAGTAGTCATCACAGTGGAACCCTTTATGCTTGAGAAGAACGGTGTTTTGGCTAATGGTGTATTGGCAGAAATTTTGACCCATATGACTCAAGATTTGGTTGTTAATAGTGGCCGCAATCTCATTATCGAGCAGATGCTAATCTACTTTTTGCAGGCTGTTCAGATAGATGATATATTGCGAATTCAAGCACGCATTATTCATCATACGAGACGGTCAGCTATTATTGACTACGATATTTATCATGGTCATCAGATTGTTTCAAAAGCAAATGTGACTGTTAAAATTAATTAG
- the sdbB gene encoding thiol-disulfide oxidoreductase-associated lipoprotein SdbB, which yields MKKIMFAGLSLLSVVVLMACGEEETKKTQAPEQSPKQQQQTTVQQIAVGKEAPDFTLQSMDGKEVKLSDYKGKKVYLKFWASWCGPCKKSMPELMELAAKPDRDFEILSVIAPGIQGEKTVEQFPQWFQDQGYKDIPVLYDTKATTFQAYQIRSIPTEYLIDSQGKIGKIQFGAISNADAEAAFKEMN from the coding sequence ATGAAAAAAATAATGTTTGCTGGCTTAAGCCTCTTGTCAGTAGTTGTATTGATGGCCTGTGGTGAGGAAGAGACTAAAAAGACTCAAGCACCAGAACAATCCCCAAAACAACAGCAACAAACGACTGTACAACAAATTGCTGTTGGAAAAGAGGCTCCAGACTTCACCTTGCAATCAATGGATGGCAAAGAAGTTAAGTTATCTGATTATAAGGGCAAGAAAGTCTACTTGAAGTTTTGGGCTTCATGGTGTGGCCCATGTAAAAAAAGTATGCCTGAGTTGATGGAATTAGCGGCGAAACCAGATCGTGACTTTGAAATTCTTAGTGTTATTGCACCGGGTATTCAAGGTGAAAAAACTGTTGAGCAATTCCCACAATGGTTCCAAGATCAAGGTTATAAGGATATCCCAGTACTTTATGATACTAAAGCAACAACTTTCCAAGCTTATCAAATTCGAAGCATTCCTACAGAATACCTGATTGATAGTCAAGGAAAAATTGGGAAGATTCAATTTGGTGCTATCAGTAATGCGGATGCAGAAGCAGCCTTTAAAGAAATGAACTAG
- the ccdA2 gene encoding thiol-disulfide oxidoreductase-associated membrane protein CcdA2 produces METILFSISVFLAGILSFFSPCIFPLLPVYAGILLDDQESAKSFSLFGRKVAWSGLIRTLCFIAGISLIFFILGFGAGYLGNILYANWFRYTMGTIIIILGLHQMEIFHFKKLEVQKSFTFKKSDSNRNWSAFLLGITFSFGWTPCIGPVLSSVLALAASGGNGAWQGAIYTLIYTLGMAIPFLVLALASGVVMPYFSKIKRHMMLLKKIGGFLIILMGILLLLGQVNVLAGIFE; encoded by the coding sequence TTGGAAACGATATTATTTTCAATCTCCGTTTTTTTAGCAGGGATTTTGTCCTTCTTTTCCCCTTGTATTTTTCCTCTGTTACCAGTTTATGCTGGAATTTTATTGGATGATCAGGAAAGTGCAAAAAGCTTCTCTCTGTTTGGAAGAAAAGTCGCTTGGTCAGGTTTGATTCGAACGCTTTGCTTTATTGCAGGTATCTCTCTCATTTTCTTTATCTTAGGATTTGGTGCTGGTTACCTTGGTAATATTCTCTACGCCAATTGGTTTCGCTATACCATGGGAACGATTATCATCATTTTAGGCCTTCACCAGATGGAAATTTTTCATTTTAAGAAATTAGAAGTTCAAAAAAGCTTTACTTTTAAGAAATCAGATTCTAATCGTAATTGGTCAGCATTTTTACTTGGTATTACCTTTAGCTTTGGTTGGACGCCTTGTATTGGTCCAGTTTTAAGTTCTGTTTTAGCACTTGCTGCTTCTGGAGGCAATGGCGCCTGGCAAGGAGCTATCTATACCTTGATTTATACTCTAGGGATGGCTATTCCTTTCTTGGTTTTGGCTCTAGCTTCTGGTGTAGTGATGCCTTATTTTAGTAAAATCAAACGTCATATGATGTTACTGAAGAAAATTGGTGGTTTCCTTATTATTTTAATGGGAATTTTGTTACTATTAGGACAAGTAAATGTTCTAGCTGGAATTTTTGAATAA
- the pbp3 gene encoding D-alanyl-D-alanine carboxypeptidase PBP3, producing MKKIILTLLSLSVIGSASTVAAQDFNIAAKHAIAVEANTGKILYEKDATQPVEIASITKLITVYLVYEALENGSITLSTPVDISDYPYKLTTNSEASNVPMEARNYTVEQLLEATLVSSANSAAIALAEKIAGSEKDFVDMMRAKLLEWGIQDATVVNTTGLNNETLGDNIYPGSRKDDENKLSAYDVAIVARNLIKKYPQVLEITKKPSSTFAGMTITSTNYMLEGMPAYRGGFDGLKTGTTDKAGESFVGTTVEKGMRVITVVLNADHQDNNPYARFTATSSLMDYISSTFTLRKIVQKGDAYQDSKAPVQDGKEDAVTAVAKDDITLIERVGGQSSQTIQFTPDSKAIPAPLEAGTVVGHLTYEDKDLIGQGYITTERPSFEMVAEKKVEKAFFLKVWWNQFIRFINEKL from the coding sequence ATGAAAAAAATAATTTTAACTCTCCTAAGCTTATCCGTGATTGGGTCAGCATCTACTGTTGCTGCTCAAGATTTTAATATTGCTGCTAAACATGCAATTGCTGTTGAGGCAAATACCGGTAAAATTCTCTATGAGAAAGATGCAACCCAACCAGTTGAAATCGCTTCAATCACAAAATTGATTACGGTCTATCTTGTCTATGAAGCCTTGGAAAACGGCAGTATTACACTATCAACTCCGGTAGATATTTCTGATTATCCTTACAAATTAACGACAAATTCTGAAGCAAGTAATGTTCCTATGGAAGCTCGTAATTATACCGTTGAACAGCTACTTGAAGCAACACTGGTATCTAGTGCCAACAGTGCAGCTATCGCCCTAGCTGAGAAAATTGCTGGCTCAGAAAAAGATTTCGTCGATATGATGCGGGCAAAGCTCTTGGAATGGGGCATTCAGGATGCCACTGTTGTCAATACGACGGGTCTTAACAATGAGACTTTAGGGGATAACATTTACCCAGGATCTAGAAAAGATGATGAAAACAAGCTCAGTGCTTATGATGTCGCTATCGTTGCTCGCAATCTCATCAAAAAATACCCACAAGTCTTGGAAATCACGAAAAAACCTTCTTCTACTTTTGCTGGAATGACAATCACTTCTACCAACTACATGTTAGAAGGTATGCCTGCTTATCGCGGTGGTTTTGATGGCCTTAAGACAGGAACAACAGACAAAGCTGGAGAATCTTTTGTTGGTACTACTGTCGAAAAAGGGATGAGGGTTATCACAGTTGTTTTGAATGCAGACCATCAAGACAATAATCCTTACGCTCGCTTCACAGCTACATCGTCACTAATGGATTATATCTCTTCTACATTCACGCTTCGTAAAATCGTTCAAAAAGGCGATGCCTACCAAGATAGTAAAGCTCCTGTACAAGATGGAAAAGAAGATGCGGTCACTGCCGTTGCCAAAGATGATATCACTCTTATTGAACGTGTTGGGGGACAATCGTCCCAAACTATTCAATTCACACCTGATTCTAAGGCAATACCAGCACCACTTGAAGCCGGAACTGTGGTTGGACATTTGACTTATGAAGACAAGGACTTGATTGGTCAAGGTTACATTACCACAGAACGTCCTAGTTTCGAAATGGTAGCGGAAAAGAAAGTTGAAAAAGCTTTCTTCTTAAAAGTTTGGTGGAATCAGTTTATCCGCTTCATCAACGAGAAGCTATGA
- the pyk gene encoding pyruvate kinase: protein MNKRVKIVATLGPAVEIRGGKKFGDDGYWGEKLDVEASAKNIAKLIEAGANTFRFNFSHGDHQEQGDRMATVKLAEKLAGKKVGFLLDTKGPEIRTELFEGDAKEYSYTTGEKIRVATKQGIKSTRDVIALNVAGALDIYDDVEVGRQVLVDDGKLGLRVVAKDDATREFEVEVENDGVIAKQKGVNIPNTKIPFPALADRDNDDIRFGLEQGINFIAISFVRTAKDVNEVRAICEETGNGHVQLFAKIENQQGIDNLDEIIEAADGIMIARGDMGIEVPFEMVPVYQKMIITKVNAAGKVVITATNMLETMTEKPRATRSEVSDVFNAVIDGTDATMLSGESANGKYPLESVTTMATIDKNAQTLLNEYGRLNSDSFERNSKTEVMASAVKDATNSMDIKLVVTLTKTGHTARLISKYRPNADILALTFDELTERGLMLNWGVIPMLTDAPSSTDDMFEIAERKAVEAGLVQSGDDIVIVAGVPLGEAVRTNTMRIRTVR, encoded by the coding sequence ATGAACAAACGTGTAAAAATCGTTGCAACTTTGGGACCTGCGGTAGAAATCCGTGGTGGTAAAAAATTCGGTGATGACGGATACTGGGGTGAAAAACTTGATGTTGAAGCTTCAGCTAAAAACATTGCTAAATTGATTGAAGCTGGTGCTAATACATTCCGTTTCAACTTCTCACACGGTGACCACCAAGAACAAGGTGACCGTATGGCAACTGTTAAACTTGCTGAAAAACTTGCAGGTAAAAAAGTTGGTTTCCTTCTTGATACAAAAGGACCAGAAATCCGTACTGAATTGTTTGAAGGAGATGCAAAAGAGTACTCTTACACAACTGGTGAAAAAATTCGTGTTGCGACTAAGCAAGGAATCAAATCAACTCGTGATGTAATCGCATTGAACGTTGCTGGTGCTCTTGATATCTATGATGATGTTGAAGTTGGTCGTCAAGTTTTGGTTGACGATGGTAAACTTGGTCTTCGTGTGGTTGCTAAAGATGATGCAACTCGTGAATTTGAAGTTGAAGTTGAAAACGATGGCGTAATTGCTAAACAAAAAGGTGTTAACATTCCTAACACTAAAATTCCTTTCCCAGCTCTTGCTGATCGTGATAACGATGATATCCGCTTCGGTCTTGAACAAGGTATCAACTTCATCGCGATTTCATTCGTACGTACTGCTAAAGACGTGAACGAAGTTCGTGCAATCTGTGAAGAAACTGGAAATGGACATGTTCAATTGTTCGCTAAAATCGAAAACCAACAAGGTATCGATAACTTGGATGAAATCATCGAAGCTGCTGATGGTATCATGATCGCTCGTGGTGACATGGGTATCGAAGTACCATTCGAAATGGTTCCAGTTTACCAAAAAATGATTATCACTAAAGTCAATGCTGCAGGTAAAGTTGTTATCACTGCAACAAACATGCTTGAAACAATGACTGAAAAACCACGTGCAACTCGTTCAGAAGTATCAGACGTATTTAACGCTGTTATCGATGGAACTGACGCAACAATGCTTTCAGGTGAGTCTGCAAATGGTAAATACCCACTTGAGTCAGTAACTACAATGGCTACAATTGACAAGAACGCTCAAACTCTTCTTAACGAATACGGACGTTTGAACTCAGATTCATTTGAACGTAACTCTAAGACAGAAGTAATGGCTTCAGCTGTTAAAGATGCTACTAACTCAATGGATATCAAATTGGTTGTAACTCTTACTAAGACAGGTCACACTGCACGTTTGATCTCTAAATACCGTCCAAATGCTGACATCTTGGCATTGACCTTCGACGAATTGACAGAACGTGGATTGATGTTGAACTGGGGTGTTATCCCAATGTTGACAGATGCTCCATCTTCAACTGATGATATGTTCGAAATTGCTGAACGTAAAGCAGTTGAAGCAGGTCTTGTACAATCAGGTGACGATATCGTTATCGTAGCTGGTGTACCACTTGGAGAAGCTGTTCGTACAAACACAATGCGTATCCGTACAGTACGTTAA